A window of the Diabrotica undecimpunctata isolate CICGRU chromosome 1, icDiaUnde3, whole genome shotgun sequence genome harbors these coding sequences:
- the LOC140436771 gene encoding uncharacterized protein, with amino-acid sequence MGQREASTLYQIPRATLQFRSSFRFINNKVSLGPHPVLTSEEEAVLERWILTSYKKGFPRRMENIQASVKYFLDAALRENPFKDNHPGRGWYHFFLKRHPNITLKTAEEITATSSVVAEADIRNWFTNVEDYLKEKQLFEILEDPSRIYNGDETSCGVMTPPMIIYVYKRLPAEIVKSVPDTWGIGCSDNGWMKNQLFYECIGNILYPYLSKNNIKFPIALFDGHSTHLTYEISELCTKLQIILIALYPNSTRILQPADVAIFNPLKEG; translated from the exons ATGGGTCAAAGAGAAGCTTCCACGTTATATCAGATTCCTCGAGCAACACTTCAGTTCCGGTCAAGTTTcagatttattaataataaagtttCTCTTGGACCTCACCCAGTATTAACTTCAGAAGAAGAAGCAGTTCTAGAAAGATGGATTTTGACCTCATACAAGAAAGGATTTCCTCGTAGAATGGAAAACATTCAAGCTTCTGTGAAATATTTTCTTGACGCAGCCCTTAGAGAAAATCCGTTTAAAGATAACCATCCAGGAAGAGGATGGTATCACTTCTTCCTAAAACGTCACCCAAATATAACTCTAAAAACCGCAGAAGAAATAACAGCAACTAGCTCAGTTGTAGCCGAAGCAGATATAAGAAACTGGTTTACTAATGTAGAAGACTATTTAAAGGAAAAACAATTATTTGAAATTCTTGAAGATCCCAGCAGAATCTACAATGGAGATGAAACCT CTTGTGGTGTTATGACCCCACCTATGATTATCTATGTTTACAAAAGACTGCCAGCTGAAATTGTTAAATCTGTACCTGACACCTGGGGAATTGGATGCAGTGATAACGGTTGGATGAAAAATCAGCTGTTCTACGAATGTATAGGAAACATTCTTTATCCTTACTTAAgcaaaaataacatcaaatttcCAATAGCCTTGTTCGATGGTCACAGCACACATTTAACCTATGAAATAAGCGAATTATGCACAAAGTTACAGATAATTCTAATTGCTCTGTACCCTAACTCGACTCGAATCTTGCAACCTGCAGATGTGGCCATCTTTAACCCCTTAAAAGAAGGATGA